The following proteins are co-located in the Microbulbifer sp. VAAF005 genome:
- a CDS encoding malic enzyme-like NAD(P)-binding protein translates to MTDSLRQAALDYHALPSPGKLSVELTTPAETQEDLSLAYSPGVAEPVREIAKDPEAAYRYTGKGNLVAVISNGSAILGLGNLGPLASKPVMEGKSLLFKRFADINSVDIEVDASSPEQFIQTVASIANTFGGINLEDIKAPECFHIEETLIERCPVPVFHDDQHGTAIVTVAGMLNALEIQGKKISEVHMVCLGAGAAATACCKLLLAAGARKEQITMLDSRGVIHSGRTDINAYKGEWARDTDMRTLDDAIVGADVFLGVSGPDLLSAEQLQRMAPKPVVFACSNPNPEIKPELAHSVRDDLIMATGRSDYPNQVNNVLCFPFIFRGALDVRAARINEEMKLAAIEAIRKIAHLPVPDSVREGYGGIELSFGPNYILPKPTDPRLLPEVASAVARAAVDSGCARLPYPDNYPLETL, encoded by the coding sequence ATGACGGATTCATTGCGCCAGGCAGCGCTCGATTACCACGCGCTCCCCAGTCCCGGCAAACTTTCAGTAGAACTGACGACCCCTGCCGAAACCCAGGAAGACCTGTCCCTGGCTTACAGTCCCGGCGTCGCCGAACCGGTGCGAGAAATCGCCAAGGACCCAGAAGCAGCCTATCGATACACCGGCAAAGGTAATCTGGTAGCAGTCATTTCCAATGGCAGTGCCATTCTCGGTCTCGGCAATCTGGGCCCGCTGGCCTCAAAACCCGTGATGGAAGGCAAGTCTCTGCTGTTTAAACGCTTTGCCGATATCAACTCAGTAGATATCGAAGTTGATGCCAGCAGCCCGGAGCAGTTTATTCAGACCGTGGCCTCAATCGCCAACACCTTCGGCGGTATCAACCTCGAAGATATTAAGGCGCCCGAGTGCTTCCATATTGAAGAGACCCTGATCGAACGCTGCCCGGTACCGGTTTTTCACGACGATCAGCACGGCACCGCCATTGTGACCGTTGCCGGTATGCTCAATGCTCTGGAGATTCAGGGTAAGAAAATCAGTGAAGTGCATATGGTATGTCTGGGCGCAGGTGCCGCTGCGACCGCCTGCTGCAAACTGCTGCTGGCTGCCGGAGCGCGCAAAGAGCAGATCACCATGCTCGACAGCCGCGGGGTTATCCACTCGGGTCGAACGGATATCAACGCCTACAAAGGTGAGTGGGCGCGGGATACCGATATGCGTACCCTCGACGATGCCATCGTCGGTGCGGATGTATTCCTCGGGGTATCCGGCCCGGACCTGCTCTCCGCCGAGCAGCTACAGCGCATGGCCCCAAAACCGGTGGTCTTCGCCTGCTCTAACCCCAACCCGGAGATTAAACCCGAGCTGGCTCACAGTGTGCGCGACGACCTGATTATGGCCACAGGCCGCTCCGACTACCCGAACCAGGTTAACAACGTCCTCTGCTTCCCGTTTATTTTCCGGGGTGCCCTGGATGTCCGCGCTGCGCGCATCAATGAAGAGATGAAACTGGCAGCGATCGAGGCCATCCGCAAAATTGCCCACCTGCCGGTGCCGGATTCGGTGCGCGAAGGTTATGGCGGCATCGAACTCAGCTTCGGGCCCAACTATATCCTGCCCAAGCCAACCGACCCGCGTTTACTGCCTGAGGTGGCTTCGGCCGTAGCACGAGCAGCCGTAGACAGTGGCTGTGCGCGCCTGCCCTACCCGGACAACTATCCCCTGGAAACCCTGTAA
- a CDS encoding alkaline phosphatase has translation MAKTIVRALSAFCLIPLASAVSAATLPDYQINSAWYTESADRLEERASLSREVKTAKNVILFVGDGMGISTLTAARILEGQLVGESGEENALSFEEFPHTALIKTYNTNQQTPDSAGTMTAMMTGVKTRAGVINIDGDALRADCASTEGKELNTFLEMVESRGKATGIVSTARLTHATPAATYSRSPERNWEYSAEGDCSDIASQMVEVSAGDGIDVMLGGGRRNFVTSDNEGRREDGRDLTSEWLERYDGEQTAVYVESGSELEGVDIASTDKLLGLFTSSHMSYDADRIAKDSDEPSIAEMTDTAIELLEKDSDGYFLMVESGRIDHGHHAGNAYNALHDAIAFADAVQVALDKVDLEDTLILVTADHSHVMTIAGYPTRGNPILGKVVENDSSGAAEAEEGLAADGKPYTTLSYANGLGYADLGENTDADERYDIAADTGRKDLSGVDTEAPGFHQEAMVHLESESHAGEDISLHAIGAGAERVQGSLEQSAVFHVMTAATDLSLTEE, from the coding sequence ATGGCAAAAACAATTGTCCGCGCACTGAGCGCCTTTTGTCTGATTCCTCTCGCTTCCGCTGTTTCAGCGGCAACCTTGCCCGACTACCAAATCAATAGTGCCTGGTACACGGAAAGTGCTGACCGATTGGAAGAGCGCGCTTCGCTTTCCCGCGAGGTAAAAACTGCGAAGAATGTAATTCTGTTCGTCGGCGATGGAATGGGCATTTCCACACTAACCGCCGCCCGTATCCTTGAAGGCCAGCTTGTCGGTGAGAGCGGCGAAGAAAATGCGCTCTCCTTCGAAGAGTTTCCGCATACCGCACTGATCAAAACCTATAACACCAATCAGCAGACCCCGGACTCTGCCGGTACCATGACCGCCATGATGACCGGAGTAAAAACCCGAGCCGGTGTAATTAATATCGACGGCGATGCACTGCGAGCTGATTGCGCCAGCACTGAGGGTAAGGAATTAAATACCTTCCTGGAGATGGTGGAGAGCCGTGGCAAGGCCACCGGAATTGTTTCCACCGCGCGTCTGACCCATGCCACGCCTGCAGCCACTTACTCGCGCAGCCCGGAGCGCAACTGGGAGTATTCCGCCGAGGGCGATTGTTCCGATATCGCCTCGCAGATGGTTGAGGTGTCTGCCGGCGACGGTATCGATGTCATGCTCGGCGGTGGCCGCCGCAACTTTGTTACCTCCGACAATGAAGGTAGACGTGAAGACGGCCGCGACCTGACTAGTGAATGGCTGGAGCGCTATGACGGCGAGCAGACTGCTGTGTACGTGGAGAGTGGCTCCGAGCTGGAAGGCGTCGATATTGCCTCCACCGATAAGTTATTGGGGCTCTTCACCAGCAGCCACATGAGTTACGATGCGGATCGCATCGCCAAGGACAGCGATGAGCCGAGCATTGCCGAGATGACTGATACCGCCATCGAGCTGTTGGAAAAAGACAGCGATGGCTACTTCCTGATGGTAGAGTCCGGGCGTATCGACCACGGCCACCATGCCGGTAATGCCTATAACGCCTTGCACGATGCCATCGCCTTTGCGGATGCGGTACAGGTTGCTTTGGATAAAGTGGATCTTGAGGACACCTTGATCCTGGTGACCGCCGATCACAGCCATGTGATGACTATCGCCGGCTATCCGACTCGCGGTAACCCGATACTCGGTAAAGTGGTTGAGAATGACAGCAGCGGTGCCGCAGAAGCGGAAGAAGGTCTCGCTGCGGACGGTAAACCTTACACCACCCTGAGCTATGCCAATGGCCTGGGTTATGCCGATTTAGGTGAAAATACCGACGCGGATGAGCGCTACGATATCGCCGCCGATACCGGACGCAAAGATCTCTCCGGCGTGGATACCGAGGCGCCGGGCTTCCACCAGGAAGCAATGGTGCACCTGGAGTCTGAGAGCCATGCGGGCGAGGATATCAGCTTGCACGCTATCGGCGCCGGCGCCGAGCGGGTACAAGGTAGCCTGGAGCAGAGTGCAGTCTTCCACGTGATGACTGCTGCGACCGACCTGTCGCTGACAGAAGAATAA
- a CDS encoding SPOR domain-containing protein: MSRRTSNRRSKKAAGKPAWVWFVLGNFVGGFAVAVLFLLGMDKDSRGISSIKPKAVQQREETSPQPRFDFYTKLKENEVTVPPPKVAQPARRSDSTNNSQSSSSSEPDRSTPAQVYILQAASFRDASEAERLRVELTLANLDVKVESATDNRGTWHRVLVGPYSNRSRMAKARQTLAEHRLMPLVLKRPATQ; this comes from the coding sequence ATGAGCCGTCGTACCAGTAATCGCCGCAGTAAAAAAGCCGCAGGCAAACCCGCATGGGTTTGGTTTGTCCTGGGGAATTTTGTCGGTGGCTTTGCGGTGGCCGTACTGTTTCTCCTGGGCATGGACAAGGACAGCCGGGGAATAAGCAGCATTAAGCCAAAGGCGGTGCAGCAGCGAGAGGAAACATCGCCTCAACCGCGTTTTGATTTTTATACAAAATTAAAAGAAAACGAAGTCACGGTACCCCCGCCCAAAGTGGCACAACCGGCGCGCCGCAGTGACTCCACCAACAATTCCCAGAGCAGTAGCTCATCGGAACCCGATCGCAGCACCCCGGCACAGGTATATATCCTGCAGGCGGCGTCGTTTCGCGATGCTTCTGAAGCGGAGCGCCTGCGCGTTGAGCTGACCCTGGCCAACCTGGATGTTAAAGTGGAATCGGCCACCGATAACCGGGGTACCTGGCACCGGGTATTGGTGGGCCCTTACAGCAACCGCTCCCGGATGGCCAAAGCGCGCCAAACATTGGCTGAGCATCGCCTGATGCCGCTGGTGCTAAAACGCCCGGCGACCCAGTGA
- the hslV gene encoding ATP-dependent protease subunit HslV, whose protein sequence is MEQYRGTTILSCRRNGKVVIGGDGQVSMGNTVMKGNARKVRRLYKDKVIAGFAGGTADAFTLFERFEAKLEAHGGQLTRAAVELAKDWRTDRALRRLEALLAVADSTASLIVTGNGDVIQPEDDLIAIGSGGPFAQSAARALLDNTDMDARSIVEQGLKIAGDICVYTNQNHTIEELAY, encoded by the coding sequence TTGGAACAGTATCGCGGAACTACTATTTTATCCTGTCGCCGCAACGGCAAAGTTGTGATTGGCGGCGACGGCCAGGTGTCCATGGGCAACACCGTTATGAAAGGCAATGCGCGCAAGGTGCGTCGCCTGTACAAAGATAAGGTTATTGCCGGTTTTGCCGGTGGTACTGCAGACGCTTTCACTCTGTTCGAACGTTTTGAAGCCAAGCTTGAGGCCCACGGTGGCCAGCTGACCCGCGCCGCTGTGGAGTTGGCCAAAGATTGGCGTACCGACCGCGCCCTGCGCCGCTTGGAGGCCCTGCTGGCGGTTGCCGATTCCACTGCCAGTTTGATTGTGACCGGTAATGGCGACGTGATTCAGCCGGAAGACGACCTGATTGCTATCGGTTCCGGTGGCCCCTTCGCCCAGTCGGCAGCTCGCGCGCTGCTGGACAATACCGATATGGATGCCCGCTCTATTGTGGAGCAGGGGCTGAAGATCGCCGGCGATATCTGTGTTTACACCAACCAGAACCACACCATCGAAGAACTGGCTTATTGA
- the gshA gene encoding glutamate--cysteine ligase, whose product MAAIKKSSGSTKEIRVPISHLAALSQAKPAQLLKGILRGVEKESLRVAPDGALAQTPHTTALGSALTHESITTDFSEALLEFITPPVATPEEALQVLDRIHRYTYNQIGDERLWVNSMPCAIGEDKDIPVARYGSSHSGTMKTIYRLGLGLRYGRAMQTIAGIHYNFSLPEEFWLWLHEIEGSSEDLKSFKTRRYFDLIRNFRRNYWLLIYLFGAAPAVCASFVDGREHSLEPFNGDDHTLHVPHATSLRMGDLGYNSNVQQSLVVCYNDLRSYLSTLCSAISSSYGPYQEMGVKNEGGDYQQLSTGILQIENEFYSPIRPKNPAKRGETALSALDNRGVEYVEVRCLDLNPFAPLGIDAQQMRFLDSFLLHCLLTDSPKTSDADYRSTQENQQRIVYRGHEPELTLLDNGGERKLSDWATQLLEEVDSVAELLDNAWGGSQYRGSVGVQKAKVKGDILTPAQQILAEMREQNITFSQWAMDKAEQHRRYFLERPLDSDYLQDFLQQAETSLLKQKEIEAQDSGTFETFLSRYYAQYNCCQD is encoded by the coding sequence ATGGCAGCGATAAAGAAGAGTTCCGGTAGTACCAAGGAGATTCGAGTGCCCATTTCCCACCTGGCCGCGCTATCGCAAGCCAAACCAGCCCAACTGCTCAAAGGCATCCTCCGCGGTGTCGAGAAAGAGAGCCTGCGTGTCGCTCCCGATGGCGCCCTTGCGCAAACGCCGCATACCACAGCACTGGGCTCCGCACTTACCCATGAAAGTATTACTACCGACTTCTCTGAGGCCCTACTGGAATTTATTACGCCGCCAGTAGCGACCCCAGAGGAAGCGTTACAGGTCTTGGACCGTATCCACCGCTACACCTACAACCAGATCGGTGATGAGCGCCTGTGGGTTAACAGCATGCCCTGTGCGATTGGCGAAGATAAAGATATTCCCGTTGCCCGCTACGGCAGCTCTCACAGCGGCACAATGAAAACTATTTACCGGCTGGGCCTGGGGTTGCGCTACGGCCGCGCCATGCAGACTATCGCCGGTATCCACTACAACTTTTCGCTTCCTGAAGAGTTCTGGCTATGGCTGCATGAAATCGAAGGCAGCAGTGAGGATTTAAAAAGTTTTAAAACCCGTCGCTACTTCGATCTAATTCGTAATTTCCGCCGCAATTACTGGTTGCTGATTTACCTGTTTGGCGCCGCACCTGCGGTATGCGCTTCTTTTGTCGATGGCCGCGAGCACAGTCTTGAGCCCTTCAATGGGGATGACCACACTCTGCACGTGCCCCACGCTACGTCCCTGCGTATGGGCGACCTGGGCTACAACAGCAACGTGCAGCAGTCACTAGTGGTTTGCTACAACGACCTGCGCAGCTATTTATCCACGCTCTGTTCAGCGATCAGCAGTTCCTACGGCCCCTACCAGGAAATGGGGGTTAAAAATGAAGGCGGCGACTACCAGCAATTGTCCACAGGCATACTGCAAATCGAGAATGAGTTTTACTCACCGATCCGTCCCAAGAACCCCGCCAAACGCGGCGAAACAGCGCTGTCTGCGCTGGATAATCGCGGTGTTGAATATGTTGAAGTGCGCTGTCTCGACCTGAACCCCTTCGCCCCCCTGGGAATTGACGCCCAGCAGATGCGCTTTCTCGATAGCTTCCTGCTGCACTGCCTGCTCACTGACAGCCCCAAAACCAGTGATGCCGATTACCGCAGTACCCAGGAGAACCAACAGCGTATCGTCTACCGGGGTCACGAACCGGAACTAACACTGCTGGATAACGGTGGCGAGCGCAAACTGAGCGACTGGGCCACCCAGCTATTGGAAGAGGTCGATTCAGTGGCAGAACTGCTGGATAACGCCTGGGGCGGCTCGCAATACCGCGGCTCAGTGGGCGTGCAGAAGGCCAAGGTGAAAGGGGATATCCTCACACCGGCACAGCAGATACTGGCAGAGATGCGCGAACAAAACATTACCTTTTCCCAGTGGGCTATGGATAAAGCCGAACAGCACCGCCGCTACTTCCTGGAGCGCCCTCTGGACAGCGACTATCTGCAAGACTTCTTACAGCAGGCAGAAACCTCACTGCTCAAGCAAAAAGAAATTGAAGCGCAGGATAGCGGTACTTTTGAAACATTCCTGAGCCGTTACTATGCCCAATACAACTGCTGCCAGGACTAG
- the rpmE gene encoding 50S ribosomal protein L31, translated as MKADIHPNYTDISATCSCGNVVKTRSTLGKDLQIDVCSQCHPFYTGKQKQATTGGRVDRFKKRFGSRIGK; from the coding sequence ATGAAAGCAGATATCCATCCTAACTACACCGACATCTCCGCTACCTGTTCCTGCGGCAATGTTGTAAAAACCCGCTCCACTCTGGGCAAAGACCTGCAAATCGACGTTTGCTCCCAGTGCCACCCTTTCTACACTGGCAAGCAGAAGCAGGCTACCACTGGTGGTCGTGTTGACCGTTTCAAGAAGCGTTTCGGCAGCCGTATCGGCAAATAA
- the hslU gene encoding ATP-dependent protease ATPase subunit HslU → MSQMTPREIVHELDRHIVGQQEAKRAVAIALRNRWRRMQVSEDLRAEITPKNILMIGPTGVGKTEIARRLAKLANAPFIKVEATKFTEVGYVGRDVESIVRDLVEMAVKQEREQAMAGVEQRAMDAAEERILDALLPPARSTEPTDKDSSTRQLFRKKLREGDLDDKEVEVDLAAAPMGVEIMAPPGMEEMTNQLQGMFSNMSQGKTRKSKLPVKQALKQLTDEEAAKLVNDEDVKTRAIRAAEQNGIVFIDEIDKVAKRQESGGADVSREGVQRDLLPLIEGSTVNTKYGMIKTDHILFIASGAFHLSKPSDLIPELQGRLPIRVELNSLSSADFERILTEPSASLTEQQKALLATEGLELQFSEDGIRRIAEVAFEVNERTENIGARRLHTVLERLLEEISFDAGDGNTSLNIDAAYVDSHLGELSQNEDLSRFIL, encoded by the coding sequence ATGTCCCAGATGACACCCAGAGAAATTGTCCACGAACTCGACCGCCATATTGTCGGCCAGCAGGAGGCCAAGCGTGCGGTAGCCATTGCGCTGCGAAACCGCTGGCGCCGTATGCAGGTTAGTGAAGACCTGCGCGCCGAGATCACGCCGAAAAATATTTTGATGATCGGCCCTACCGGCGTGGGTAAGACGGAAATTGCCCGCCGCCTGGCCAAATTGGCGAACGCGCCCTTTATCAAGGTAGAGGCGACTAAATTTACCGAAGTGGGCTATGTCGGTCGGGATGTAGAGTCGATTGTCCGCGATCTTGTCGAGATGGCAGTGAAGCAGGAACGCGAGCAGGCCATGGCTGGTGTTGAGCAGCGCGCTATGGATGCCGCAGAAGAGCGCATCCTCGATGCCCTGTTGCCGCCGGCGCGCTCCACCGAGCCCACCGATAAGGATTCCAGCACTCGCCAGCTGTTCCGCAAGAAGTTGCGCGAAGGTGATCTCGATGACAAAGAGGTTGAGGTGGATCTGGCCGCTGCGCCCATGGGCGTAGAAATTATGGCCCCTCCCGGTATGGAGGAGATGACCAACCAGCTCCAGGGCATGTTCTCCAATATGTCCCAGGGCAAGACTCGCAAGAGCAAGCTGCCGGTCAAGCAGGCCCTCAAGCAGCTCACCGACGAGGAAGCGGCCAAGCTGGTCAACGACGAAGATGTTAAGACCCGTGCGATCCGCGCTGCTGAGCAGAATGGCATCGTATTTATTGATGAAATCGATAAAGTCGCCAAGCGCCAGGAGAGCGGCGGTGCCGATGTTTCCCGCGAAGGGGTACAGCGCGACCTGCTGCCACTGATTGAAGGCAGCACGGTTAACACCAAGTACGGCATGATCAAAACCGATCACATCCTGTTTATTGCCTCCGGTGCCTTCCACCTGTCCAAGCCCTCGGACCTGATTCCCGAGTTGCAGGGTCGCCTGCCCATTCGTGTGGAATTGAATTCGCTGAGCTCCGCAGATTTCGAGCGTATCCTCACCGAGCCGTCCGCTTCCCTCACTGAGCAGCAAAAAGCATTGCTGGCCACTGAGGGGCTGGAACTGCAATTTAGTGAAGACGGTATTCGCCGCATCGCGGAAGTGGCTTTCGAGGTGAATGAGCGCACCGAGAATATCGGTGCACGCCGTCTGCACACGGTATTAGAGCGCTTGCTGGAGGAAATTTCCTTTGATGCGGGCGATGGCAATACTTCGCTGAACATTGATGCCGCCTATGTGGACAGCCATCTGGGCGAGCTGAGCCAGAACGAAGACCTGTCGCGTTTTATTTTGTAA
- a CDS encoding primosomal protein N': protein MQESVQQRVILRLAVPVPLRRLFDYLPPEGLSPESLRPGQRLWVPFAGRKLVAVLLDIVQESPHSSLKPALELVDSEVLFGDGSRKLLSWIADYYQAPLGEVYAAALPVALRKGKPSDHWAEQWLQLTTEGKGLPETALARAPKQQALFQLLLSDGKQSRTHLKALGHNTPVIRALQDRGLVEWIPGPTVPAPLPAAESTAAPELNSEQQQVLDSIDCSSFSASLLEGTTGSGKTEVYLRLMQRVLDSGRQALLLVPEIGLTPQTLRRIAARFPKHSIAALHSGLADGERAQSWLAAAGGQADIVIGTRSAIMTPLPRLGVVIVDEEHDASFKQQDGVRYSARDLAVVLGRNNNVPVVLGSATPSLETLHNALNGRYQHLRMRYRAGDAKPPQIHVVPTLREPLEEGFSPQVLRHIGDTLARGEQALVFINRRGFAPALTCDDCGWLADCPHCSSKLTMHRRQRQLRCHHCDYRRPLVDSCPQCHSRSISALGAGTERSEELLVRRFADYPVIRVDRDTTASKQALDKLLAPAREGEPCLLLGTQMLAKGHHLPKVTLVVIQDADGGLFSADFRAPERTGQLLEQVAGRAGRGSLSGRVLVQSRFPEHPLLQLLLEKGYGAFARQLLRDRTVAQLPPASAMALVRAECEEPGWAEEFLQNARLFMQSLAPPSPQIQYLGPVPALLERKSGRFRFYIQVTAQNRAHLQPLLARVCAWAEGNKNRRLRWAVDMDAQELS from the coding sequence GTGCAGGAGTCAGTCCAACAGAGAGTCATTTTAAGGCTGGCAGTGCCCGTGCCCCTGAGGCGCTTGTTTGACTATTTGCCGCCGGAGGGACTTTCGCCGGAGTCATTGCGGCCCGGCCAGCGCCTCTGGGTGCCCTTTGCCGGGCGCAAGTTAGTGGCAGTACTGTTGGATATCGTGCAGGAGTCGCCGCACAGCAGTTTGAAGCCAGCGCTGGAACTGGTGGATTCGGAGGTTCTGTTTGGTGATGGCAGCCGCAAGCTGCTGTCCTGGATTGCCGACTATTACCAGGCGCCCCTCGGCGAGGTCTACGCCGCTGCCCTGCCCGTGGCGCTGCGCAAAGGTAAGCCGTCTGATCATTGGGCGGAGCAGTGGCTTCAGCTCACGACAGAGGGAAAGGGCTTACCGGAAACTGCACTGGCGCGCGCGCCCAAGCAGCAGGCTCTGTTCCAGTTGCTGTTGAGTGATGGCAAGCAGAGCCGAACCCACCTTAAGGCCCTCGGCCACAATACCCCCGTGATTCGCGCCCTGCAGGATCGCGGCCTGGTGGAGTGGATTCCAGGCCCTACCGTACCTGCGCCATTGCCCGCTGCAGAGAGCACAGCGGCCCCGGAGCTGAACAGCGAACAGCAACAGGTGCTCGACAGTATCGATTGCAGCAGCTTTTCTGCTTCATTACTGGAGGGCACCACCGGCAGTGGCAAGACCGAAGTTTATCTGCGCCTGATGCAGCGGGTTCTGGATAGCGGTCGCCAGGCATTGTTATTGGTGCCGGAGATTGGACTTACGCCGCAAACGCTGAGGCGTATTGCCGCTCGCTTCCCCAAGCACAGTATTGCGGCGTTGCACTCTGGCTTGGCCGATGGCGAGCGCGCTCAATCCTGGTTGGCGGCCGCAGGTGGGCAGGCAGATATTGTGATCGGCACCCGCTCAGCCATTATGACGCCCCTGCCCAGGCTCGGCGTTGTGATTGTCGATGAAGAGCACGATGCCTCTTTTAAACAGCAGGACGGTGTGCGCTATTCGGCCCGGGACTTGGCCGTGGTTTTGGGCCGCAACAATAATGTACCGGTGGTTTTGGGTTCGGCCACGCCCTCTCTGGAAACCTTGCACAACGCTTTGAATGGGCGCTATCAACACCTGCGTATGCGCTATCGCGCCGGTGATGCCAAGCCGCCGCAAATTCACGTAGTACCGACACTGCGGGAGCCTTTGGAAGAGGGGTTTTCTCCCCAGGTGTTGCGCCATATCGGCGATACCCTCGCTCGGGGTGAGCAGGCCCTGGTGTTTATCAATCGGCGCGGCTTTGCCCCCGCGCTGACTTGTGATGATTGCGGCTGGCTGGCGGACTGCCCGCACTGCTCGAGCAAGCTGACTATGCACCGGCGGCAACGCCAGTTGCGCTGCCACCACTGCGATTACCGCCGCCCGCTGGTTGATAGCTGCCCGCAATGTCACAGCCGTTCGATTTCGGCACTGGGTGCCGGCACGGAACGCAGCGAGGAACTGTTGGTCCGTCGCTTTGCCGACTACCCGGTGATACGTGTGGACCGGGATACCACGGCGAGCAAACAGGCGCTGGATAAATTGTTAGCACCGGCGCGAGAGGGCGAGCCCTGCCTGTTGCTGGGAACCCAGATGCTGGCCAAGGGGCACCATTTGCCCAAGGTCACTTTGGTAGTGATCCAGGATGCCGATGGCGGTTTGTTCAGCGCAGATTTCCGCGCGCCAGAGCGTACCGGCCAGTTACTGGAACAAGTGGCGGGCCGTGCGGGGCGCGGCAGTCTCAGTGGGCGGGTATTGGTTCAGAGCCGCTTTCCCGAGCACCCGCTTTTACAATTGCTGCTGGAAAAAGGCTATGGCGCTTTTGCGCGCCAGTTGCTGAGGGATCGCACGGTTGCACAGTTGCCTCCCGCGAGTGCTATGGCACTGGTGAGAGCGGAGTGTGAAGAGCCTGGTTGGGCTGAAGAGTTTCTACAAAATGCGCGACTCTTTATGCAGTCCCTGGCACCCCCATCGCCGCAGATCCAATATCTGGGGCCGGTGCCGGCACTACTGGAACGCAAATCCGGGCGCTTCCGATTTTATATTCAGGTCACTGCACAAAACCGAGCCCACTTACAGCCGCTGCTGGCGCGAGTGTGTGCTTGGGCGGAGGGCAATAAAAATCGCCGCCTGCGCTGGGCTGTGGATATGGATGCGCAGGAATTATCGTGA
- a CDS encoding DUF971 domain-containing protein, which yields MKPQKIRLNRVEKSLHLVYGDAEFTLPAEYLRVYSPSAEVRGHGASEPVLVSGKIHVGIDTVEAAGRYALKIDFDDGHDTGIFTWEYLHELAENYSSNWEAYLQRLRDAGQGRDPDESVVKFIG from the coding sequence ATGAAACCGCAAAAAATCCGATTAAATCGCGTAGAGAAAAGCCTGCACCTGGTATATGGCGATGCTGAATTTACCTTGCCGGCAGAGTACCTGCGCGTCTACTCCCCCAGCGCTGAGGTGCGTGGCCACGGTGCCAGCGAGCCGGTGTTGGTCAGTGGCAAAATACATGTGGGTATCGATACGGTGGAGGCGGCTGGCCGCTATGCGCTAAAAATCGATTTCGACGATGGCCACGACACCGGTATTTTTACCTGGGAGTATTTGCACGAACTAGCTGAAAACTATTCGTCCAACTGGGAGGCTTACCTTCAGCGCCTGCGTGATGCCGGCCAGGGCCGCGACCCGGATGAGAGTGTGGTGAAGTTTATCGGCTAG